The Chloroflexota bacterium genome contains a region encoding:
- a CDS encoding MFS transporter yields the protein MPASERVAPEPASLRTRGFATFALVAALGVAGWLPTSYFMSLLVREQLGGGIAGAALVIGTMHLSRSIGATVTGRWVTRLESRGVHALGLAGMTALMVVLVVTPDVGWVIVAAPVAGLAMAYFWTGLQTYVIEIAPESRRGAAVGAIGFVVVLVPGIAGVAQGFVADAFGFRVFAIGAGTALAAALALTLGALPRPTPVPARQLAQGISFVRLVRFRGVAAVMVVRLASTVAYAAMVLLAGPRVVEVGGDLRAVGAMTLVASVGGAVAQLAIGRLSDRLGRRAVLAGTLLLAVPATAAFGFVGSVPGLLVVATVWAVAMWGINTMAVSLCGDVAPAGSLSRVMVLDGTAFSAGAVIGASVVFATAAASLAAALYVGAAAMVAGLAALPLAAQGREVGAAGRR from the coding sequence ATGCCAGCCAGCGAGCGCGTCGCGCCCGAGCCCGCCAGTCTACGCACTCGCGGCTTCGCGACCTTCGCGCTTGTGGCGGCGCTGGGCGTGGCGGGGTGGCTGCCGACGTCGTATTTCATGTCGCTGCTGGTGCGCGAACAGCTTGGCGGCGGCATCGCGGGGGCGGCGCTGGTGATCGGCACGATGCACCTGTCGCGGTCGATCGGCGCCACGGTCACGGGCCGCTGGGTGACGCGGCTCGAGAGCCGCGGGGTGCACGCGCTGGGTCTCGCCGGCATGACGGCGCTGATGGTGGTGCTGGTCGTCACGCCCGACGTTGGCTGGGTGATCGTAGCCGCCCCCGTAGCGGGCCTGGCCATGGCCTATTTCTGGACGGGACTGCAGACCTACGTCATCGAGATTGCGCCGGAGTCCCGGCGCGGGGCCGCCGTCGGCGCCATTGGGTTCGTGGTGGTCCTGGTCCCAGGCATCGCCGGCGTGGCGCAGGGCTTCGTGGCGGATGCCTTCGGCTTTCGCGTGTTTGCCATCGGGGCGGGAACGGCGCTTGCCGCCGCGCTGGCGCTGACGCTCGGGGCGTTGCCGCGGCCGACGCCGGTTCCGGCGCGGCAGTTGGCGCAAGGCATCAGCTTTGTGCGCCTGGTGCGCTTTCGGGGCGTTGCCGCGGTCATGGTCGTACGGCTCGCGTCGACGGTTGCCTATGCAGCCATGGTCTTGTTGGCCGGACCGCGAGTGGTGGAGGTCGGCGGCGACCTGCGGGCCGTGGGCGCCATGACACTGGTCGCGTCCGTCGGCGGCGCCGTGGCGCAACTGGCGATCGGACGGCTGTCGGACCGGCTGGGCCGGCGCGCCGTACTGGCCGGCACGCTGCTGTTGGCGGTTCCAGCGACGGCAGCGTTTGGGTTCGTGGGAAGCGTGCCCGGACTGCTGGTCGTCGCCACGGTCTGGGCGGTGGCGATGTGGGGTATCAACACCATGGCGGTGAGCCTGTGCGGCGACGTGGCGCCGGCGGGCTCGCTGAGCCGGGTGATGGTGCTGGACGGCACGGCGTTTTCGGCGGGCGCCGTCATTGGGGCGTCCGTGGTCTTTGCCACCGCGGCGGCGTCGCTTGCTGCCGCGCTATACGTGGGCGCGGCGGCCATGGTGGCGGGGCTGGCGGCGCTGCCGCTGGCGGCTCAGGGGCGAGAGGTTGGAGCTGCCGGGCGACGCTAG
- a CDS encoding glucose 1-dehydrogenase has translation MAEPRVAIVTGGATGIGGAIARRLAADGERVLIADIADELSASNVAQIEAAGGTAAAIHSDVSRHDDIRKMVQDAVERWGRLDILVNNAFPAMEALPGGVEEVTEEQWDFGMSLLVKALFLGAKYAVPEMRRVGGGNIVNIASVHGLLMAKDYLVYEAGKSAAIGVTKQMAIQHGPDNIRVNSICPGHMVTENIQRVMWDDNPDGLKLFADQYPLRRTGKPEEIGSAVSFLCSDDASFVTGHALVVDGGLSIQLQENIGVQQANYMRRHPETQPPY, from the coding sequence ATGGCTGAACCCCGTGTAGCGATCGTCACCGGCGGCGCCACCGGCATCGGCGGCGCCATTGCCCGCCGCCTGGCCGCCGACGGCGAGCGCGTGCTCATCGCGGACATCGCCGACGAGCTGTCGGCGTCCAACGTGGCGCAAATCGAGGCCGCGGGCGGCACGGCCGCCGCGATCCACTCCGACGTGTCCCGCCACGACGACATTCGGAAGATGGTCCAGGACGCCGTCGAGCGCTGGGGCCGTCTCGACATCCTGGTCAACAACGCCTTTCCCGCCATGGAGGCGCTGCCCGGCGGCGTGGAGGAAGTCACCGAGGAGCAATGGGACTTCGGCATGTCGCTCCTGGTCAAGGCCCTCTTCCTTGGCGCCAAGTACGCCGTGCCCGAGATGCGCCGCGTCGGCGGCGGCAACATCGTCAACATCGCCTCGGTCCACGGCCTCCTCATGGCCAAGGACTACCTGGTCTACGAAGCCGGCAAGTCCGCCGCCATCGGCGTCACCAAGCAGATGGCCATCCAGCACGGCCCGGACAACATCCGGGTCAACAGCATCTGCCCCGGGCACATGGTCACCGAAAACATCCAGCGAGTGATGTGGGATGACAATCCTGACGGGCTGAAGCTGTTCGCCGATCAGTACCCGCTTCGCCGCACCGGCAAGCCCGAGGAAATCGGCTCGGCTGTGTCCTTCCTTTGCTCCGACGACGCCTCGTTCGTCACCGGCCACGCCCTCGTCGTCGACGGCGGCCTCTCCATCCAGCTCCAGGAAAACATCGGCGTCCAGCAGGCCAACTACATGCGCCGCCACCCGGAGACGCAACCGCCCTACTAG